From one Prochlorococcus marinus str. MIT 0912 genomic stretch:
- a CDS encoding pyridoxal phosphate-dependent aminotransferase: MEKTEGSFIDLPNPRKDIENLKPYSAPLEGRRNLLRLDFNENTIGPSPLVIKSLREISRDEISIYPEYSGLKEKVVEALIKQNSSVNINSSEIGIFNGVDAAINAIFHAYGDFNDLMLTTSPTFGYYTPCAQMRGMKINSIPYEGKDFQYPFDSICEFITQNNPKILLICNPNNPTGTRLSPERIIEITKLSSKTLVVVDELYEAFTGDSVLPFVNFQKTPNLVVLRSLSKTAGLASLRIGFALGHSKVINIVNRVTGPYDVNNFAVIAAFAALKDQSYTDSYVNEVLEARNWIKDQFEKYHVKHHIDGGNYFLLWPRSNPTQVEQKLKSSGILIRNMDKKKDLKGSIRVSIGTIDQMKRFWSVFKIVDEI; this comes from the coding sequence ATGGAAAAAACAGAAGGTTCATTTATTGATCTACCTAATCCAAGGAAAGATATCGAGAATTTAAAGCCATATTCAGCACCATTGGAAGGAAGACGAAATTTACTAAGACTAGACTTTAATGAAAACACTATTGGGCCAAGCCCGCTAGTAATTAAATCACTAAGAGAAATAAGCAGAGATGAAATCTCTATTTATCCTGAATACTCAGGTCTAAAAGAAAAAGTAGTAGAAGCTCTCATTAAACAAAATTCAAGCGTAAATATAAACTCTTCTGAAATTGGTATTTTTAATGGAGTAGATGCAGCAATAAATGCTATTTTTCATGCCTATGGCGACTTTAATGATCTAATGCTAACAACATCGCCTACTTTTGGATATTATACCCCTTGCGCACAAATGCGAGGCATGAAAATCAATTCAATACCCTATGAGGGGAAAGATTTTCAATATCCATTTGATAGTATTTGCGAATTCATCACTCAAAATAATCCGAAAATTTTACTCATCTGCAACCCCAATAACCCCACCGGAACAAGGTTAAGTCCTGAAAGAATTATAGAGATCACAAAACTTTCATCTAAAACACTAGTTGTTGTCGATGAACTTTACGAGGCGTTTACAGGTGATAGTGTTCTACCATTTGTAAATTTCCAAAAGACACCTAATCTTGTTGTATTAAGATCACTTTCTAAGACTGCTGGTTTGGCAAGTTTAAGAATTGGGTTTGCTCTTGGTCATTCCAAAGTAATTAATATTGTTAATAGAGTCACTGGTCCTTATGACGTCAATAACTTTGCTGTGATTGCTGCTTTTGCAGCACTGAAAGATCAGTCCTATACTGATTCGTACGTGAACGAAGTACTTGAGGCTCGTAATTGGATCAAAGATCAATTCGAGAAGTACCATGTTAAGCATCATATTGATGGAGGAAACTATTTTCTACTTTGGCCAAGATCAAACCCAACACAAGTTGAGCAAAAGCTAAAGTCATCTGGAATTTTAATTAGAAATATGGATAAGAAAAAAGATTTAAAAGGCTCCATCAGAGTTAGCATTGGAACAATTGATCAGATGAAAAGGTTCTGGTCAGTTTTCAAGATTGTCGATGAAATATAG
- a CDS encoding ABC transporter ATP-binding protein: MNNSSKEVLKINQLNAIYPNTTTYVLRGLNLNMNAGDRLALVGSSGCGKSTVAKAVMQLLPNGCICDGEIVLNGRNVLGLGKVSLQNIRGKEVGLIFQDPMSRLNPLMTVGEHLVDTFKAHDDSEPIYKLKKKAKRLLEKVGIDPLRFNSFPHEFSGGMRQRIAIALAICLRPPLIIADEPTTSLDTIVSDQIMSELSLLCDEIGTALLLISHDLSMAYKWCNKIAILDFGHIVESGNIKEIVANPKTKIAQKLVNSASILEGSEREIINKNTALLNVNRLRCWHDLGFWPFKSSWLKAVNEVTFSLYEGETLGVVGPSGCGKSTLCRALTGLLPIRGGSVFFFGKDISTINRKSLKQLRKYIQIIFQDPSASLNPKMSVIDSIIDPILIHQLFSRSKAIEKARNLLKLVGLTPTAIYEKRFPSQLSGGQQQRVVIARALALSPKILICDESVSMLDAEIQAEVLELLRSLQEKLKLSMLFITHDLSVAAGFCHRVLVFDKGTIIEENSGKNLLNHPQKYLTKKMVKASPRLPK, translated from the coding sequence ATGAATAATTCATCAAAAGAAGTTTTAAAGATAAATCAACTAAATGCTATTTATCCAAATACTACTACTTACGTGTTAAGAGGATTAAACTTGAATATGAATGCTGGCGATAGACTTGCATTAGTGGGTAGTTCAGGATGTGGTAAAAGTACTGTTGCTAAGGCAGTAATGCAGCTTCTACCTAATGGATGCATTTGTGATGGTGAAATTGTTTTAAATGGACGAAATGTATTGGGCCTAGGTAAGGTTTCTTTGCAAAATATTCGAGGGAAAGAGGTTGGATTGATATTTCAAGATCCAATGTCACGTTTAAATCCTTTAATGACTGTTGGCGAACATTTGGTTGATACTTTTAAAGCTCATGATGATTCTGAACCAATTTATAAGTTAAAAAAAAAAGCAAAGAGATTATTAGAAAAAGTTGGAATAGATCCTTTAAGATTTAATTCTTTTCCACATGAATTCAGTGGAGGAATGCGACAACGTATAGCAATTGCTTTGGCAATTTGTTTAAGACCTCCTTTGATAATTGCTGATGAACCTACAACTAGTTTGGATACAATAGTTTCTGATCAAATCATGAGTGAATTGAGTTTACTTTGTGATGAGATTGGGACTGCTTTACTATTAATTAGTCATGATTTATCAATGGCATATAAATGGTGTAATAAAATTGCAATACTTGATTTTGGTCATATAGTCGAGTCTGGAAATATTAAAGAGATAGTTGCTAATCCCAAAACTAAGATTGCTCAGAAACTAGTTAACTCAGCTTCTATTTTAGAGGGTTCAGAAAGAGAAATAATTAATAAAAATACTGCATTATTGAATGTAAATAGATTACGTTGCTGGCATGATTTAGGCTTTTGGCCTTTCAAGTCTTCATGGTTAAAAGCTGTTAATGAAGTTACCTTTTCTCTATATGAAGGTGAAACTCTTGGTGTCGTAGGCCCTTCAGGATGCGGTAAGAGCACTCTATGTAGAGCGTTGACTGGCTTATTGCCAATAAGAGGTGGAAGTGTTTTTTTCTTTGGAAAGGATATTTCAACTATCAATAGGAAATCGTTAAAACAATTACGTAAATATATTCAAATTATTTTTCAAGATCCTTCTGCATCTTTGAATCCTAAGATGTCAGTAATTGATTCAATTATAGATCCAATTCTTATCCATCAGTTGTTCAGTCGATCTAAAGCTATAGAAAAAGCTCGTAATCTTCTAAAACTAGTTGGTTTAACGCCCACAGCAATTTATGAAAAACGCTTTCCTTCTCAACTTTCAGGGGGACAACAGCAAAGAGTAGTTATTGCAAGAGCATTGGCACTTAGTCCCAAAATACTTATCTGTGATGAAAGTGTCAGTATGTTAGATGCAGAAATTCAAGCAGAAGTTTTGGAGTTACTACGCTCTTTGCAAGAAAAATTAAAACTGTCTATGTTGTTCATAACTCATGATTTATCTGTTGCGGCAGGCTTTTGTCATAGAGTATTAGTGTTTGATAAGGGTACAATTATCGAAGAGAATTCTGGTAAGAATTTGTTAAATCATCCTCAAAAATACCTAACAAAAAAGATGGTGAAGGCTAGTCCTAGACTTCCGAAATAA
- a CDS encoding RluA family pseudouridine synthase gives MHNEIKHEFGQGPGELFEGEYKKPLPMRLDRWLVSQRAEQSRAHIQKFIEAGFARVNGKTGKAKTPVRPGDIIQLWVPPPEPLPYLKPEEIDLDILYEDNHLIVINKTAGIAVHPAPGNKSGTLVNGLINHCPDLPGIGGKLRPGIVHRLDKDTTGCIVVAKTQEALVKLQIQIQKRVASRNYIAVVHGAIKDNAGMIVGCIGRHPKDRKKYAVVDEDSGRYACTHWKLIKNLGNFSLLKFKLDTGRTHQIRVHSAHIGHPIIGDKTYSRCKKLPIKLGGQALHAVELGLIHPITLEKMKFTAPLPKDFERLLKVLQPKNNIISEV, from the coding sequence ATGCATAACGAAATCAAACATGAATTTGGGCAAGGCCCAGGTGAATTATTTGAGGGTGAATATAAAAAACCTTTACCTATGCGACTTGATAGATGGTTGGTAAGTCAACGAGCCGAACAAAGTAGGGCTCATATTCAGAAATTCATTGAAGCAGGGTTTGCAAGAGTGAACGGTAAAACTGGAAAAGCAAAAACCCCCGTTAGGCCAGGAGATATAATTCAACTTTGGGTACCACCACCTGAACCTCTTCCTTACTTAAAACCAGAAGAAATTGATTTAGATATTTTGTATGAAGATAATCATTTAATAGTCATTAATAAAACAGCAGGCATAGCAGTTCATCCTGCACCAGGAAATAAATCAGGAACTTTAGTAAATGGATTAATCAATCATTGCCCAGACTTACCAGGAATCGGAGGTAAATTAAGGCCTGGAATAGTTCATCGCTTAGATAAAGACACAACTGGATGCATTGTCGTAGCGAAGACTCAAGAAGCCTTAGTTAAACTACAAATTCAAATACAAAAAAGAGTAGCTTCAAGAAATTACATTGCAGTTGTCCATGGAGCTATTAAAGACAATGCAGGTATGATTGTCGGATGTATTGGTCGACATCCAAAAGATAGAAAAAAATATGCTGTGGTTGATGAGGACTCTGGTAGATATGCTTGTACACATTGGAAATTAATTAAAAATCTAGGAAATTTTTCTCTTCTTAAATTCAAACTTGATACAGGTAGGACGCATCAAATTCGTGTTCATAGTGCTCACATAGGTCATCCTATTATTGGAGACAAAACTTACAGTAGGTGTAAAAAATTGCCTATTAAGCTTGGTGGCCAAGCTTTGCATGCAGTTGAATTGGGTTTAATACACCCAATAACATTAGAAAAAATGAAATTTACAGCCCCATTACCTAAAGATTTTGAACGACTTTTGAAAGTATTACAACCTAAAAATAATATTATTTCGGAAGTCTAG
- the mnmE gene encoding tRNA uridine-5-carboxymethylaminomethyl(34) synthesis GTPase MnmE, giving the protein MNSFSPTEDTIAAIATAVSPGQGSIAVIRISGSSAIEITKTIVHIPGTHEWSTHKVLYGHVTEANQRIFIDEVLILIMKGPRSFTGEDVVEIHCHGGIIAVQKILERILNIPTVRRAEPGEFSQRAVLNGRLSLTQAESISELVSARSRKAAELAINGIEGNIQTTIQSIRKRLIEQLTEIEARIDFEEDLPILDEKHVQNELIAIKKDLIELIDNATRASWVRSGLKVALTGKPNVGKSSLLNSLCKQEKAIVTDLPGTTRDLLESEIVLEGIPVTFIDTAGLRETNNIIENIGISRTKKTLIQADLIILIFDYSKGWTSEDESILKQLPKNIPFLIVGNKSDLTNNQSCKKVPKYILKKENLVIMSAKTGNGESDLISYILKICGSSQTHGLHIALNERQLDLAKSTMESLENINKVFDEKLPWDFWTIDLRQAINYLGELTGDDLTESLLDNIFSKFCIGK; this is encoded by the coding sequence ATGAATTCGTTTTCCCCTACTGAAGATACTATTGCTGCAATTGCGACTGCTGTTTCTCCCGGCCAAGGAAGTATCGCTGTCATTAGGATCTCTGGATCATCCGCTATTGAGATAACTAAAACTATTGTTCATATTCCAGGAACGCACGAGTGGAGCACTCACAAAGTGCTGTACGGACATGTAACAGAAGCAAATCAAAGAATATTTATCGATGAAGTCTTAATACTAATAATGAAAGGGCCACGAAGCTTTACAGGTGAAGATGTAGTAGAAATTCATTGCCATGGTGGAATCATTGCAGTCCAAAAGATCCTTGAAAGAATTCTGAATATCCCAACTGTTCGAAGAGCAGAACCAGGTGAGTTTAGTCAACGAGCCGTGCTCAATGGTCGTCTTAGCCTCACTCAAGCAGAATCAATTAGTGAGCTGGTATCAGCAAGAAGTCGAAAAGCAGCAGAACTTGCAATTAATGGAATTGAAGGAAATATTCAAACTACGATTCAATCAATTAGGAAACGATTGATTGAGCAACTAACGGAAATTGAAGCAAGAATAGATTTTGAAGAAGATCTTCCAATTCTAGATGAAAAGCATGTACAGAATGAACTTATCGCAATTAAAAAAGATCTAATTGAACTAATTGATAATGCTACAAGAGCATCTTGGGTTCGTTCGGGCTTAAAAGTTGCACTAACCGGAAAGCCTAATGTAGGAAAAAGCTCCTTACTAAATAGTCTTTGTAAACAAGAAAAAGCTATTGTGACTGACTTACCTGGAACCACAAGAGATCTTTTAGAAAGTGAGATTGTATTGGAGGGCATACCAGTAACTTTTATTGATACAGCAGGTCTAAGAGAGACTAACAATATCATCGAAAATATTGGAATTTCTAGAACTAAAAAAACTTTAATTCAAGCTGATCTAATCATATTAATCTTTGATTATTCAAAAGGATGGACTAGCGAGGATGAGTCAATACTAAAACAATTGCCCAAAAATATTCCATTCTTAATTGTTGGAAATAAATCTGATTTAACGAACAACCAATCTTGTAAAAAAGTTCCAAAATATATATTAAAAAAAGAAAATCTAGTGATTATGAGTGCAAAAACCGGAAATGGAGAAAGCGATCTAATTAGTTACATACTAAAAATATGTGGTTCTTCTCAAACGCATGGATTGCATATTGCTCTAAATGAAAGACAACTTGACCTCGCGAAATCCACGATGGAATCCCTAGAAAATATTAATAAAGTTTTTGATGAAAAGCTACCGTGGGATTTCTGGACGATTGATTTAAGACAAGCTATTAATTATTTAGGAGAACTAACAGGAGACGATTTAACAGAAAGCTTACTTGATAATATATTTTCGAAATTCTGTATTGGTAAGTAA
- the nadC gene encoding carboxylating nicotinate-nucleotide diphosphorylase, with amino-acid sequence MDLRSPKLHKILDTWIEEDLGHGDLTRFVLNERSVSAHWVAKEDGTFCGGDLVKLIFRKIDPQVDIQLLIEDGQKFKKNQRLLELKGSSSSLVAGERITLNVAMHLSGIATSTALLVAKLSGSDVKLADTRKTTPGLRIFEKYAFHCGGGINHRLGLDDAAMLKENHIEWSRGIKESIKILKKTIPWTKKIIVEAETPSQAKEAVEAGADGVLLDEMSITAIAKLVPELRQLSKTNDFTYISKNIVIEVSGINPDNLSDYVFTGIDLISTSAPITKSKWIDFSMRFD; translated from the coding sequence GTGGATCTTCGCTCACCAAAGCTACATAAAATATTAGACACCTGGATTGAGGAAGATCTCGGTCATGGAGATCTCACAAGATTTGTCCTCAACGAAAGAAGTGTATCAGCACATTGGGTAGCAAAAGAGGATGGGACTTTTTGCGGTGGAGATCTAGTCAAACTAATATTTAGAAAAATTGATCCCCAAGTTGATATTCAACTTCTAATAGAGGATGGTCAGAAGTTTAAAAAGAATCAAAGACTTCTAGAATTAAAAGGTTCATCCTCTTCTTTAGTAGCAGGAGAGCGAATAACTCTAAATGTAGCCATGCATCTTTCTGGTATTGCTACATCAACAGCTTTACTAGTAGCCAAACTATCAGGATCCGATGTGAAGTTAGCAGACACCCGTAAAACGACTCCAGGTCTGAGAATATTTGAAAAATATGCTTTTCATTGTGGTGGTGGTATTAATCATAGACTTGGATTAGATGATGCTGCCATGTTGAAAGAAAATCATATTGAATGGTCTCGGGGGATTAAAGAGAGTATCAAAATCTTAAAAAAAACTATTCCATGGACAAAAAAAATAATAGTCGAAGCAGAAACTCCCTCCCAAGCGAAAGAAGCTGTAGAGGCAGGTGCTGATGGAGTTTTACTTGATGAAATGTCTATCACAGCGATAGCAAAATTAGTGCCAGAATTACGTCAACTTTCAAAAACCAATGATTTCACATACATCTCAAAAAATATTGTTATTGAAGTTTCTGGAATCAACCCAGATAATTTATCGGACTATGTTTTCACAGGTATTGATCTAATCTCAACTAGCGCGCCAATTACTAAAAGTAAATGGATAGATTTCAGTATGCGCTTTGACTAA
- the argS gene encoding arginine--tRNA ligase, with product MLEISTRLEEALNRAFIKVFPKENRSSKTSKILTGSNLVPASKPEFGDFQINCALSLAKEIKQPPRDIAQQIADQLHEDNEFIKICNPPVIAGPGFINLSINSKTLISEIHFRLNDKRLGVPLKKFSHDKIEDRKNNNRVIIDFSSPNIAKEMHVGHLRSTIIGDSLARVLEFCGYEVLRLNHVGDWGTQFGMLITHLKEVIPEALHTKDVVEISDLVNFYRQSKKRFDEDQIFQNKSRNEVVNLQSGDKESLIAWQLLCKQSRKEFQKIYDRLDIKLIERGESFYNKFLVDVINDLKNKNLLINDQGAQCIFLDGVVGKDGKPQPIIIQKSDGGFNYATTDLAALRYRLTTPPHGDGAFRLIYVTDAGQASHFSGVFQIAKLANWIPTDCQIEHVPFGLVQGEDGKKLKTRSGETVRLVDLLDEAIQRAREDLKDRLNTESRSENESFIDKVSTTVGIAAIKYADLSQNRVSNYQFSFDKMLSLQGNTAPYLLYALVRIAGISRKGGDLNVSSQNFQFNEAQEWALIRKLLQLDCIIAEVEKELLPNRLCGYLFELSQIFNRFYDQVPILKTSEPARTSRLALCSITADTLKLGMSLLGIPTLERM from the coding sequence ATGCTTGAAATATCCACCAGACTAGAAGAAGCCCTTAATAGAGCTTTCATCAAAGTATTCCCAAAAGAGAATCGAAGTTCAAAAACTTCTAAAATACTTACAGGCTCTAATTTAGTCCCCGCATCCAAGCCGGAATTTGGAGATTTTCAAATAAATTGTGCTTTATCACTGGCAAAAGAAATAAAACAACCTCCTCGTGATATTGCACAACAAATAGCTGATCAACTACATGAAGATAATGAGTTCATTAAAATATGTAATCCACCAGTCATTGCAGGTCCAGGTTTCATAAACCTATCCATAAATTCAAAAACACTTATATCGGAAATCCACTTTCGTTTAAATGATAAAAGATTGGGGGTGCCTCTCAAAAAATTTAGTCATGACAAAATAGAAGATCGAAAAAATAATAACCGCGTGATTATTGATTTTTCCAGCCCAAATATTGCCAAAGAAATGCATGTTGGGCACTTACGATCAACAATTATTGGGGACTCCTTAGCACGGGTTCTTGAATTCTGCGGTTATGAAGTCTTACGGCTCAATCATGTGGGAGATTGGGGTACACAATTTGGCATGCTCATCACTCATCTCAAAGAGGTTATACCAGAGGCACTCCATACAAAAGATGTAGTGGAAATAAGCGATCTAGTAAATTTCTATCGTCAATCAAAAAAAAGATTTGATGAAGATCAAATCTTTCAAAATAAATCTAGAAATGAGGTTGTTAATTTACAATCAGGTGATAAAGAAAGTCTAATTGCGTGGCAATTACTCTGTAAACAATCCAGAAAAGAGTTTCAAAAGATCTACGATCGACTTGATATCAAGCTAATTGAAAGAGGTGAGTCCTTTTATAACAAATTTTTAGTAGATGTTATTAATGATTTAAAAAATAAAAATTTACTAATAAATGATCAAGGGGCTCAATGTATTTTCCTTGATGGCGTAGTAGGAAAAGACGGCAAACCTCAACCAATAATTATTCAAAAAAGTGACGGAGGTTTTAATTATGCAACCACTGATTTGGCAGCCCTTAGGTACAGATTAACTACTCCCCCACATGGAGATGGAGCATTCCGGTTGATTTATGTCACAGATGCTGGTCAAGCATCACATTTCTCTGGGGTTTTTCAAATTGCAAAGCTTGCAAATTGGATTCCTACAGATTGTCAAATTGAGCATGTCCCCTTTGGTCTTGTTCAAGGAGAAGATGGTAAGAAGTTAAAAACTCGTTCTGGAGAAACAGTTAGATTAGTAGACCTTCTGGATGAAGCAATTCAACGAGCACGAGAAGATCTTAAAGATCGTCTCAATACTGAAAGCAGATCCGAAAATGAAAGTTTTATAGATAAAGTTTCTACCACTGTTGGGATTGCAGCTATCAAGTATGCGGATCTAAGTCAAAATAGAGTTTCTAACTACCAATTTAGTTTTGATAAGATGCTCTCATTGCAGGGGAATACAGCACCTTATTTACTTTATGCATTGGTACGAATAGCCGGAATATCTCGCAAAGGTGGGGATTTAAATGTCTCAAGTCAAAATTTTCAGTTCAATGAAGCACAAGAATGGGCCTTGATTCGAAAGTTATTACAACTTGATTGTATTATCGCTGAAGTCGAAAAAGAACTTCTTCCTAATCGTCTCTGCGGGTATTTATTTGAATTAAGTCAGATTTTCAACAGATTCTATGATCAAGTTCCTATTTTAAAAACAAGTGAACCTGCCAGAACCAGTAGACTTGCTTTATGCTCCATCACTGCAGATACACTTAAACTTGGGATGAGTTTGTTAGGCATCCCCACTCTGGAAAGAATGTAA
- a CDS encoding DUF2062 domain-containing protein translates to MKKIFLNLIQRIRKFISWLWNQEGSPSMRALGLGVGIFSGCFPFFGLQTLMGVFLAKIFKGNSILAAVGTWISNPFTYVPLYYFNYRLGSLILNKDKNVVDFSHITTNELWSQGWYLSSRLILGSTCMGLFAGVVGGFGLYFLLKKLSNKI, encoded by the coding sequence ATGAAAAAAATCTTCCTAAATCTAATACAAAGAATTCGTAAATTTATCTCTTGGCTCTGGAATCAGGAAGGTTCTCCCTCTATGAGAGCATTAGGACTGGGTGTGGGGATATTTAGTGGTTGCTTTCCATTCTTTGGTTTGCAAACCTTGATGGGTGTGTTTTTAGCAAAAATCTTCAAAGGAAACAGTATTTTGGCGGCTGTTGGAACCTGGATTAGCAACCCATTTACTTATGTTCCTCTTTATTATTTTAATTATAGACTGGGCTCATTAATACTCAATAAAGATAAAAATGTAGTAGATTTTAGCCATATCACTACAAATGAGTTGTGGTCTCAAGGTTGGTACTTGAGTTCTAGACTGATTCTGGGTTCGACATGTATGGGTCTTTTTGCGGGAGTAGTTGGTGGATTTGGTCTATATTTTTTACTCAAAAAACTCTCTAATAAAATTTAA
- a CDS encoding RelA/SpoT family protein has protein sequence MPKVTSVHNSNQTHIVCDEFFDGQPQLRTHQIKHIDDYEIILPEWLRNCIKNIPPGIGLSCPRDSEALLVSAFDLAFQLHKGQYRKSGEPYIIHPVAVADLLREIGASASVIAAGFLHDVVEDTDITPEQLEGYFGSEVRYLVEGVTKLGGIHFNNRTEAQAENLRKMFLAMASDIRVVLVKLADRLHNMRTISYLDKEKQTRIAKETREIYAPLANRLGIGRFKWELEDLAFKLLEPDPFREIQQQIASKRSEREERLNITVQLLIDRLSSAGLRQCEVSGRPKHLYGIWSKMQRQQKEFHEIFDVAALRILVSDVETCYRALAVVHDTFRPIPGRFKDYIGLPKPNGYQSLHTAVIGRHRPIEVQIRTPEMHRVSEFGIAAHWKYKEGGSPANPDSEKFNWLRQLVEWQQEDGVDNHNDYLASIKEDLFDEEVFVFTPKGDVLGLRNGSTAIDFAYRIHSEVGNHCNGARINDRLCVLSTPLENGDFVEILTHKSSHPSLDWLNYVATPTARNRIRQWYKKSHRQETISRGKELLEQEFGRKGIDNLLKSEAITKVAERCNLKSTEDLLAALGFGALTLHQVINRFREEIKIQNQPSETELSDIDLANQIGAQANLASNKSKTSQAKYSPIVGLEGLDYRLGRCCSPLPGELILGTVALGNHGITIHRTNCVNVQSVPNNRRLSVKWNSNKHAIEEKFPIQLRIEVIDRVGVLKDILMRLSDRGINVIDARVKTSHGKPACIDLRIELESVNQLEITINQIRSMVDVLDIARTGMN, from the coding sequence ATGCCTAAAGTCACCTCTGTACACAATTCAAACCAGACTCATATCGTCTGTGATGAATTTTTTGATGGTCAGCCGCAACTTAGAACTCATCAGATCAAACATATTGATGATTATGAAATTATTTTGCCAGAATGGTTAAGAAATTGCATTAAAAATATTCCGCCCGGGATAGGACTGAGTTGCCCAAGAGATTCAGAAGCACTTTTAGTTTCCGCTTTTGATCTTGCATTTCAATTACACAAAGGGCAATATCGAAAAAGTGGTGAGCCTTATATAATACATCCAGTTGCAGTAGCTGACTTACTAAGAGAGATAGGTGCAAGCGCTAGTGTAATTGCAGCAGGTTTTTTACATGACGTCGTCGAAGATACAGACATAACACCAGAACAACTGGAAGGGTATTTTGGCAGTGAAGTTAGATATCTAGTTGAAGGTGTGACTAAATTAGGAGGAATCCATTTTAATAATCGAACAGAAGCTCAAGCAGAAAACCTACGTAAAATGTTTCTAGCCATGGCTAGTGATATTCGAGTTGTACTTGTGAAGCTTGCAGATAGGCTTCACAATATGAGAACTATTAGTTACTTAGATAAAGAGAAACAAACTCGAATAGCCAAGGAAACTAGAGAAATTTATGCTCCTCTAGCAAACCGTTTAGGAATAGGACGCTTTAAATGGGAACTAGAAGACCTCGCATTTAAACTTTTAGAGCCAGATCCCTTCCGAGAAATTCAACAACAAATAGCTAGTAAACGTAGTGAAAGAGAAGAGAGATTAAATATAACTGTTCAATTACTTATAGATCGCTTGAGCTCAGCAGGACTTAGGCAATGTGAAGTTAGTGGAAGGCCAAAACATTTATATGGAATATGGAGCAAAATGCAAAGACAACAAAAAGAATTTCATGAGATTTTTGATGTTGCTGCTCTAAGAATTCTTGTCTCAGATGTCGAGACATGTTATCGAGCTCTTGCTGTTGTCCATGACACATTCAGACCAATCCCTGGTCGGTTTAAAGACTACATAGGTCTCCCAAAACCAAATGGCTATCAGTCACTCCATACTGCTGTAATTGGCAGGCATAGGCCTATTGAAGTGCAAATCAGGACTCCAGAAATGCATAGGGTTTCAGAATTCGGAATTGCAGCTCACTGGAAGTATAAAGAAGGAGGATCTCCTGCTAATCCTGATTCAGAAAAATTTAATTGGTTACGCCAATTAGTAGAATGGCAACAAGAAGATGGGGTTGATAATCATAATGACTACCTTGCCTCAATTAAAGAGGATTTATTTGATGAAGAAGTATTTGTTTTTACTCCAAAAGGAGATGTTTTGGGATTAAGAAATGGTTCAACAGCAATCGATTTTGCTTATCGAATTCACTCTGAAGTAGGAAATCATTGCAATGGTGCTAGGATTAATGATCGACTTTGTGTGCTATCAACACCTCTTGAAAATGGAGATTTCGTTGAGATCCTAACTCACAAGAGCTCTCATCCAAGCTTGGATTGGTTAAACTATGTAGCCACACCCACAGCTAGAAATCGTATTAGACAATGGTATAAAAAAAGTCATCGTCAAGAAACAATATCAAGAGGAAAGGAACTACTAGAACAAGAATTTGGTCGGAAAGGAATTGATAATTTACTGAAAAGTGAAGCAATAACAAAAGTTGCTGAGAGGTGTAATCTCAAGTCTACGGAAGATTTATTAGCAGCACTTGGATTTGGGGCATTAACCCTACATCAAGTAATCAATAGATTTAGAGAAGAGATAAAAATACAAAACCAACCATCTGAGACTGAATTAAGCGATATAGATCTAGCGAACCAAATTGGGGCACAAGCAAATCTAGCTTCAAACAAATCAAAAACATCTCAAGCAAAATATTCGCCAATAGTTGGCTTAGAAGGACTTGACTATCGACTAGGGAGATGTTGTAGCCCTTTACCAGGAGAATTAATACTTGGAACAGTTGCACTGGGTAATCATGGAATTACGATACATCGAACTAATTGTGTCAATGTACAATCAGTACCTAACAATAGAAGACTATCAGTCAAGTGGAATAGCAATAAACATGCCATAGAAGAGAAATTTCCTATTCAATTAAGAATTGAAGTTATTGATAGAGTAGGAGTACTTAAAGACATATTAATGAGACTTTCTGATAGAGGTATTAACGTAATCGATGCAAGAGTCAAGACATCTCATGGTAAACCTGCCTGCATAGACCTTAGAATTGAACTGGAAAGCGTTAATCAATTAGAAATTACTATCAATCAAATACGTTCAATGGTTGATGTCTTAGATATAGCTAGAACAGGAATGAATTAA